One region of Bacteroidota bacterium genomic DNA includes:
- a CDS encoding tetratricopeptide repeat-containing sensor histidine kinase, whose product MILSTESQSDILEHIRGLCKKIQSVQADNYEETKKIFESTLKKLESPEFQNQSDIQSYSYYLRKLALEHFKTINYKEAEYYTELLFNSSPAEKETDTDLYILKANLQSIKEAYEYSSRPHKYNSDIKNSDASAITYNNLGNIFLFKKDYDEALIYFQRAAAIFNNKNLNRLKSTVYQNIAAINFHLKNYSQAISYLKNSIEIKKLFDDLQGIAFCNYLEGKIYFEQCDYENAIARLSKSSDILNHTEQKEELVYCSILLARTYLKIYKTEKRKKILKEAKNYLKSAEELTGNIESKTNLLLHLNKAYLEFYEAKENFEKANKILYKLTEAEKKIQRENVSNEIAEYKKAESRVTGKFNSEIEILYKQALSEIEKIILKNEKQKNDALGNIVHDLKNPIGNIKQLVEYLINETELSEEEKNDFKLLILESAETSLGFVTKLLDTTAMEQSRAQPKIENIDINQEIIKLIKFYKVQTGNKSIDVIFENKVSNKYVNTDKDALLNILDNLFSNAIKFSPKGKNIFITISEEGKFMKIEVKDEGPGFNEGDKKKLFRQFSKLSARPTGGEHSSGLGLSIVKKLVDSLHGTIEAESEPGKGANMIVRIPIEGR is encoded by the coding sequence ATGATTTTAAGTACTGAGTCACAATCTGATATCTTAGAACATATCAGAGGGTTATGTAAAAAAATACAGTCAGTTCAGGCTGATAACTACGAAGAGACTAAAAAGATTTTTGAAAGCACTCTTAAAAAATTAGAAAGCCCTGAATTTCAAAATCAGAGTGATATTCAAAGTTATTCTTATTACTTAAGAAAACTCGCTCTGGAGCACTTCAAAACAATTAACTACAAAGAAGCTGAGTATTATACTGAGCTGCTTTTTAACTCCTCCCCTGCTGAAAAAGAAACAGACACTGACCTGTATATTTTAAAAGCAAATCTTCAATCTATAAAGGAAGCGTATGAGTACAGCAGCCGACCGCATAAATACAACTCCGACATTAAAAATTCAGATGCATCAGCAATTACTTATAACAACTTAGGAAATATATTTTTATTTAAAAAAGATTATGATGAAGCTTTAATATATTTTCAAAGAGCTGCAGCAATCTTCAACAATAAAAATCTTAACCGCCTTAAATCAACCGTCTATCAGAATATTGCCGCCATCAATTTCCATTTAAAGAATTATTCCCAAGCCATCAGCTATCTTAAAAATTCCATCGAAATAAAAAAACTTTTCGATGACTTGCAGGGAATTGCATTCTGCAATTATTTAGAGGGAAAAATATATTTTGAGCAGTGTGATTATGAAAATGCAATTGCTAGACTGAGCAAATCGTCAGACATTCTCAACCATACGGAACAAAAAGAGGAATTAGTTTACTGCAGCATTTTACTTGCAAGAACATATCTGAAAATTTACAAAACAGAGAAACGTAAAAAAATATTAAAGGAAGCGAAAAACTATTTAAAGTCAGCTGAAGAATTAACGGGAAATATAGAATCTAAAACAAACCTGTTATTACATCTAAATAAAGCTTACTTAGAATTTTACGAAGCGAAAGAAAATTTTGAAAAAGCCAATAAAATTCTTTACAAGTTAACCGAAGCAGAGAAAAAAATTCAGAGGGAAAACGTTTCAAATGAAATTGCTGAATATAAAAAAGCAGAAAGCAGAGTTACCGGCAAATTTAATTCAGAAATTGAAATTTTATATAAGCAGGCATTATCTGAGATTGAAAAAATAATCCTGAAGAATGAAAAGCAAAAGAATGATGCTCTCGGCAATATAGTTCATGACCTTAAAAATCCCATAGGAAATATTAAACAGCTTGTTGAGTATTTAATAAACGAAACTGAACTTTCAGAGGAAGAAAAAAACGATTTCAAACTTCTTATACTTGAATCTGCAGAAACATCACTTGGCTTTGTAACCAAACTGCTTGATACTACAGCTATGGAGCAAAGCAGAGCGCAGCCTAAGATAGAAAATATTGATATCAATCAGGAAATCATTAAGCTTATAAAATTTTATAAAGTACAGACGGGTAATAAATCAATAGATGTAATTTTTGAAAATAAGGTAAGTAATAAATACGTAAATACGGATAAAGATGCATTGTTAAATATTCTTGATAATCTTTTCTCTAATGCGATCAAATTTTCCCCGAAAGGTAAAAATATTTTTATAACTATATCTGAAGAGGGTAAGTTTATGAAAATAGAAGTGAAAGATGAAGGACCGGGATTCAACGAAGGAGATAAAAAGAAGCTCTTCAGACAATTCTCAAAACTTAGCGCAAGACCAACGGGCGGAGAACATTCTTCAGGACTTGGACTCTCAATTGTGAAAAAACTTGTAGATTCACTTCACGGTACTATAGAAGCAGAAAGCGAGCCCGGTAAAGGAGCTAATATGATTGTAAGGATTCCAATCGAAGGTCGTTAG
- a CDS encoding T9SS type A sorting domain-containing protein yields MKKLKYLFLFILTSFALQSNFAATDTLKVMDWNILNFAGTDTSRVQYYRTVISSVSPDIFVCQEINGTAANRVLFRQVFEAFAPGIYDTVTFVDGPDSDNLLFFKKSKASFISNTAHHTELRDISEFKMYIPYILDTVRFFSCHLKASTGTSNEDQRGREADTLRYFTNQLPAGKYFMLMGDFNFYKASEPAYIRLLAAGGIDGKFNDPITGMTGNWNSVAAYSQYYTQSPRVRSFGGGATGGMDDRFDLILHSNACLNSANKFYYVPNSHIAYGNDGNHLNDSINKMPNTAVSASVADGIHYASDHIPVISRFVLNNQIAPVELSSFVSIVNANNVELKWSTVSELNNSGFEIERKSVSEWQKIAFVAGNGTSNISNTYAFTDKALQSGSYQYRLKQIDYNGNYEYFNLNSEVHIGTPDKFSLLQNYPNPFNPSTSINFNIPADGFVSLAIYDLSGKEVMNVLQENKTAGYYSVNINASALPSGTYFYRISAGDFTAVRKMVLLK; encoded by the coding sequence ATGAAAAAACTAAAGTACTTATTTCTTTTCATTTTGACCTCATTTGCTCTACAATCGAACTTCGCAGCAACTGATACCTTAAAAGTAATGGATTGGAATATATTGAATTTTGCAGGAACCGATACTTCCCGCGTACAGTATTACAGAACAGTTATCAGCTCCGTATCACCTGATATTTTTGTTTGTCAGGAAATTAACGGTACAGCCGCAAACAGAGTACTATTCAGACAGGTGTTTGAAGCATTTGCTCCGGGAATTTACGATACAGTTACATTCGTTGACGGACCTGACTCAGATAATCTTCTCTTCTTCAAAAAATCCAAAGCTTCATTTATTTCAAATACTGCTCATCATACTGAACTTAGAGATATATCTGAGTTTAAGATGTATATTCCGTATATACTTGATACTGTGAGGTTTTTCAGCTGTCACTTAAAGGCAAGCACAGGAACCAGCAATGAAGACCAGCGTGGAAGGGAAGCAGATACGCTAAGATATTTCACAAATCAGCTGCCTGCCGGAAAATATTTTATGCTTATGGGTGATTTTAATTTTTATAAAGCTTCTGAACCTGCATATATCAGATTACTTGCAGCAGGAGGAATTGACGGTAAGTTTAACGACCCCATTACAGGTATGACGGGTAACTGGAATTCGGTTGCAGCATACTCACAATATTATACACAGTCTCCGCGTGTGCGTTCATTCGGCGGCGGCGCAACAGGAGGTATGGATGACAGGTTTGATTTAATACTGCACTCCAATGCATGTCTCAATAGCGCAAATAAATTTTACTATGTACCAAACTCACATATAGCATACGGAAATGACGGCAATCATCTTAATGACTCGATTAATAAAATGCCAAACACAGCAGTTTCAGCATCGGTTGCTGACGGAATTCATTATGCTTCTGACCATATTCCGGTAATATCCAGGTTTGTTTTAAACAATCAGATTGCGCCTGTTGAGCTTTCATCTTTTGTCTCAATTGTTAATGCAAATAATGTTGAGCTTAAATGGAGCACTGTCTCTGAATTAAATAATTCAGGATTTGAAATTGAAAGAAAATCGGTTTCGGAATGGCAAAAAATTGCTTTCGTTGCAGGTAATGGAACATCAAATATATCTAACACTTACGCATTTACAGATAAAGCTTTGCAAAGCGGAAGCTATCAATACAGATTAAAACAAATTGACTACAACGGTAACTATGAATATTTTAATCTGAACTCTGAAGTACACATAGGTACTCCTGATAAATTTTCGTTATTACAGAATTATCCGAATCCATTCAATCCATCGACTTCAATTAATTTTAATATTCCTGCTGACGGATTTGTAAGCCTTGCTATATATGATTTAAGCGGTAAAGAAGTTATGAACGTACTACAGGAAAATAAAACTGCAGGATATTACTCAGTAAATATAAATGCCTCTGCATTGCCTTCAGGAACATATTTCTATCGTATATCGGCAGGGGATTTTACTGCAGTGAGAAAAATGGTGCTACTTAAATAG
- a CDS encoding T9SS type A sorting domain-containing protein, translated as MGNYAFAGLSNGIIISSDKGYSWSSVVFPYGNVNAIAVSGNIVFAGTEKNGIFISQNLGQTWRNINGNLGKRISVNKLFVSGNDLYAATYTSSVLKAPISTLVGISNTTNSDIPDEYTLSQNYPNPFNPATKINYQIRNTGFVTLKIYDMNGSEVAELVNELKTAGSYSITFDAGKYNLASGVYFYKLNTGEFEDTKRMVLIK; from the coding sequence ATGGGAAATTATGCTTTTGCAGGATTATCTAACGGAATTATCATATCATCTGATAAAGGATACTCATGGAGCAGCGTAGTATTTCCGTATGGAAATGTTAATGCAATCGCCGTAAGCGGAAACATAGTTTTTGCAGGAACTGAAAAGAATGGAATTTTTATCAGTCAGAATTTAGGACAGACATGGAGAAATATAAACGGAAACCTCGGAAAAAGAATTTCTGTCAATAAGTTATTTGTATCGGGAAATGATCTGTATGCAGCTACATATACATCATCTGTTTTGAAGGCTCCCATAAGTACATTGGTTGGAATATCAAATACAACAAATTCAGATATCCCTGATGAGTACACCTTAAGCCAAAATTATCCGAATCCGTTTAACCCGGCAACTAAAATAAATTATCAAATCCGCAATACAGGTTTTGTAACATTGAAAATTTATGATATGAACGGAAGTGAAGTTGCAGAATTAGTCAATGAATTGAAAACCGCAGGAAGTTATTCAATAACTTTTGATGCCGGAAAATATAATCTTGCCAGCGGAGTATATTTTTATAAACTGAACACAGGAGAATTTGAAGATACTAAGAGAATGGTGCTTATTAAATAG
- a CDS encoding T9SS type A sorting domain-containing protein encodes MKKLNLTILFLLIFVSQSFAGLDSLRVMDWNILNFAGTDTSRVHYYRDVISYANPDIFICQEISGPAANQVLFNQVFQSFAPGVYDTVSFDMGPDTGNLLFFKKSRAKFISNTPIRTELRYISEFKMYIPYIADTVRFFSCHLKASSGTANEDQRGREVDTLRYYTNRLPAGKYFVLTGDFNIYTSNEPAYSKLQAITTGEGQFYDPIQGMTGTWNNGSYAFYHTQSPRVRSFGGGATGGMDDRFDLMLNSKACTLPANKFYMAYTRSRFYTIGNDGAHYNDSINKLPNASAPVAVLNGIHYASDHCPIMGIYLMNGASGVVTQTSNVASEFGLGQNYPNPFNPTTTINFDLPVSSYVSLTVFDVNGREVMNPVNENKTAGKFSVSIDASALPSGTYFYKLSAGNFVSMKKMILLK; translated from the coding sequence ATGAAAAAACTAAACCTTACAATTCTTTTTTTATTAATTTTTGTATCACAGTCATTTGCGGGGCTTGATTCACTCCGCGTTATGGACTGGAACATCCTCAACTTCGCAGGAACAGATACTTCACGCGTTCATTATTACAGAGACGTTATTTCTTATGCTAATCCCGATATTTTTATCTGTCAGGAAATAAGCGGACCTGCTGCAAACCAGGTTTTATTCAATCAGGTATTTCAGTCATTCGCTCCGGGAGTATATGATACGGTTTCATTCGATATGGGACCAGATACCGGAAATCTTTTATTCTTCAAAAAATCACGCGCGAAATTTATTTCCAATACTCCTATAAGGACTGAACTGCGTTACATATCGGAGTTCAAAATGTATATTCCTTACATTGCAGATACAGTAAGATTTTTCAGCTGCCACTTAAAAGCAAGCTCAGGAACTGCAAATGAAGACCAGCGCGGAAGAGAAGTAGATACGCTCCGATATTACACAAACAGACTTCCTGCCGGAAAATATTTTGTGCTCACCGGTGACTTTAATATTTATACTTCCAATGAACCTGCCTATAGCAAGCTTCAGGCAATTACAACGGGTGAAGGGCAATTTTACGATCCTATTCAGGGAATGACGGGTACTTGGAATAACGGCTCATACGCTTTTTACCATACTCAGTCACCGCGTGTTCGTTCGTTCGGCGGCGGAGCTACGGGCGGCATGGATGACAGATTTGACCTTATGCTGAACTCAAAAGCATGTACTCTTCCCGCCAATAAATTCTATATGGCTTACACACGTTCAAGATTTTATACAATAGGAAATGACGGTGCGCATTATAATGACTCGATTAATAAACTTCCAAACGCATCTGCACCTGTAGCAGTATTGAACGGAATACACTACGCTTCAGACCACTGCCCGATTATGGGAATATACCTTATGAATGGCGCAAGCGGAGTTGTAACACAGACTTCGAATGTTGCAAGCGAATTTGGTTTGGGACAGAATTATCCGAATCCTTTTAACCCGACAACAACTATTAATTTTGATTTGCCTGTTTCATCTTATGTAAGCTTAACTGTGTTTGATGTTAACGGCCGAGAAGTTATGAATCCTGTTAATGAAAATAAGACGGCGGGTAAATTTTCCGTGAGCATTGATGCTTCAGCGCTTCCATCAGGAACTTATTTCTACAAGCTAAGCGCAGGCAATTTTGTATCAATGAAGAAGATGATTCTGCTTAAATAA
- a CDS encoding T9SS type A sorting domain-containing protein — MKKLITALLFFSLSFSLVFPVYAQWERPYYDIFAVCLLIKDGNIYAGKNGVSRTTDGGLSWNLFTNGLPNVTYHYQVNRMYNFNGTVYAGLDTMGVYTLPDDGSTWTQRNTGFPANIVVKTFAGYGTTIFAGTDKGVFKSTNAGTVWNLAGMADTMVVDLIFRDNVLFASNYSAGVKVSYNFGQTWQSVSSGITGTKWAFTFTNSPTYLFAGTSDAKIFRTSNNGANWEQCYSQSPSSNAIYSLKYYANRVIAGTAQGIFYSYNQGNNWLPMNDGFPPNTEIRSDGIVYSTLNVYVAPTNGVYRRPLSQLVGITPTQSAVKDFKLKQNYPNPFNPSTIIYYKLQNADFITLKVYDLIGNEIAELVNGKQNAGSYSVTFDAGKYNLSSGMYFYKLSANGFEDTKRMVLIK; from the coding sequence ATGAAAAAATTAATAACTGCTCTGTTATTTTTTTCTTTATCCTTTTCTTTGGTATTCCCTGTTTACGCTCAATGGGAGCGTCCCTATTATGATATTTTTGCAGTCTGCCTTTTGATAAAAGACGGCAACATTTATGCAGGCAAGAACGGAGTATCGCGCACTACAGACGGCGGGTTATCGTGGAATCTTTTCACGAACGGACTGCCTAATGTCACATATCACTATCAGGTGAACCGCATGTATAATTTTAACGGTACTGTTTACGCAGGACTGGATACAATGGGTGTTTATACTCTTCCAGATGACGGAAGTACATGGACACAGAGAAACACAGGTTTCCCTGCCAATATAGTCGTCAAAACTTTTGCAGGATACGGAACAACAATTTTTGCCGGTACGGATAAAGGAGTGTTCAAATCAACCAATGCAGGAACAGTATGGAATTTAGCAGGAATGGCAGATACTATGGTTGTTGATTTAATTTTCCGCGATAATGTTTTATTCGCTTCCAATTATTCTGCAGGTGTAAAAGTCTCTTATAATTTTGGGCAGACATGGCAGAGTGTTTCAAGCGGAATTACAGGAACAAAGTGGGCATTCACTTTCACTAACTCGCCAACATATTTATTCGCGGGAACATCAGATGCTAAAATTTTCAGAACATCGAATAACGGAGCTAACTGGGAACAATGCTACTCGCAGAGCCCTTCAAGCAATGCAATTTATTCTTTAAAATATTACGCAAACCGGGTAATTGCAGGTACTGCGCAGGGAATATTTTATTCATACAATCAGGGAAATAACTGGCTGCCTATGAACGACGGCTTCCCTCCGAATACAGAAATCCGTTCAGATGGAATTGTTTATTCTACACTGAATGTTTATGTCGCACCGACAAATGGAGTTTACCGCAGACCGCTCTCGCAGTTAGTGGGAATTACTCCAACACAAAGCGCTGTAAAAGATTTTAAGCTGAAGCAGAATTATCCGAATCCCTTTAATCCTTCGACGATTATTTATTACAAATTACAAAATGCGGATTTCATAACATTGAAAGTTTATGATTTGATTGGAAATGAAATTGCAGAACTAGTAAATGGAAAGCAGAACGCAGGAAGTTATTCGGTAACTTTCGATGCAGGAAAATATAATCTTTCCAGCGGAATGTATTTTTATAAATTAAGCGCGAACGGATTTGAAGATACTAAGAGAATGGTGCTTATAAAATAG
- a CDS encoding GNAT family N-acetyltransferase, whose protein sequence is MLKSKRLTYSLYTDSDFEEYKRQAMDYEVMKYINGKAATAEEAKEKWKKIMTANSMHDKLGYFSVKGIEDNQVLGLAKLLFYGAEKGSTEGKENGIAEVGYSLFSEFWGKGYATEITEYLTEFAKTFDDIKEVIGIINPENDASRKVLTKNGYILYSNESFNGSLPSEWYKIKLK, encoded by the coding sequence ATGCTGAAATCAAAACGCCTCACCTACTCCCTCTACACCGACTCTGACTTTGAAGAATACAAACGTCAGGCAATGGACTATGAAGTAATGAAATATATAAACGGAAAAGCAGCAACTGCAGAAGAAGCAAAAGAGAAATGGAAGAAAATAATGACTGCAAACTCAATGCATGATAAGCTTGGCTATTTTTCAGTAAAAGGAATCGAAGATAACCAAGTTCTCGGTCTTGCAAAACTTCTTTTCTATGGAGCAGAAAAAGGAAGCACTGAAGGAAAGGAGAACGGGATAGCAGAAGTTGGATACTCACTTTTCTCTGAGTTCTGGGGCAAAGGTTACGCAACTGAAATAACTGAGTATTTAACAGAGTTTGCAAAAACATTTGATGATATAAAAGAAGTGATTGGAATAATAAATCCTGAAAACGATGCATCAAGAAAAGTACTTACTAAGAATGGATATATTTTATATTCGAATGAAAGTTTTAATGGCTCTCTGCCTTCGGAATGGTATAAGATAAAACTGAAATAA
- a CDS encoding T9SS type A sorting domain-containing protein has protein sequence MKKYILPLGVFLIFCSAALSLAQWTQIGPNYGSSNDPVPIINDLYISGDTIYAVDNVFGLHFSTDLGVTWCETGYTSGNNNACAASNGVIMVGNSSIASRSTNFGANFANVIAPGNVTDLCMNNNLAMVSGSIGAYFSKNAGVTWNPGTGGSINTIIITPGVFFAGSNTAVYRCVDTVNFVVSLLRSVNAFAYDAGKVYVGSTTGVDYSSDGGLSWNTTTLTSNIKDIAAKGSNIYAISGTTIYKSTNNGQNWTSVFNSGTGLKQIRTTSTGVIAMDNTSIYYSTNNGTSWTQKKFGLMQTYTVFKTPTTLFSSTNNFGIYRSTNDGNEWTNFTLNIDFWSIRSFASIGSTIFCGMNNTVIHKSTNDGITWAPVAGAPSAVFSMLVSSNSTLFAGTFSSGIKYSTNAGANWTTTNLGVQTIYNIHENQGRLFAGGSGSGIYMSTDGGNIWNQFAIAGSPLSSFASINNYVFAGGGIGVYVSSNNGTTWAPTPFTEYTLCMASSGNAVFAGTDKKGFYVSQDYGLTWRNVNGNLGSKLRVSKMYVSGNSLYGATSTTSVVRAPISGLVDVKSNPETEMPKDYSLEQNYPNPFNPSTNINFKIKNSGFVSLKIYDILGNEIAEILNENKSAGSYSITFDAGKYNLSSGMYFYKLSANGFEDTKRMVMVK, from the coding sequence ATGAAAAAGTACATTTTACCTTTGGGTGTTTTTTTAATTTTCTGCTCTGCTGCACTCTCCCTCGCGCAGTGGACTCAGATTGGCCCTAACTACGGCTCATCAAATGACCCGGTCCCCATTATCAATGATTTATATATTTCAGGTGATACCATATATGCAGTAGATAATGTATTTGGTTTGCATTTCTCAACTGATTTGGGAGTAACGTGGTGCGAAACAGGATACACCAGCGGAAACAACAATGCATGCGCTGCTTCTAACGGAGTGATAATGGTTGGTAATTCTTCTATCGCATCCCGCTCAACAAATTTCGGAGCTAACTTCGCTAACGTAATCGCTCCCGGCAATGTTACAGACCTGTGCATGAACAATAATCTTGCAATGGTTTCGGGTTCTATTGGTGCATACTTTTCTAAAAATGCCGGTGTAACCTGGAATCCCGGAACGGGAGGTTCAATAAATACAATAATTATTACTCCGGGAGTATTTTTTGCCGGCAGCAATACTGCCGTTTACAGATGTGTTGATACAGTAAATTTTGTGGTTTCGTTATTGAGGTCAGTTAATGCATTCGCCTACGATGCCGGTAAAGTTTATGTTGGTTCAACAACAGGCGTAGATTATTCAAGTGACGGAGGCCTATCGTGGAATACAACTACCTTAACTTCCAATATAAAAGATATCGCTGCAAAGGGTTCAAATATATATGCGATCTCCGGTACGACAATTTACAAATCAACTAACAACGGACAGAACTGGACATCAGTATTTAATTCAGGCACCGGACTAAAGCAGATAAGAACAACATCAACCGGTGTTATTGCGATGGATAACACTTCCATTTACTATAGCACCAATAACGGCACAAGCTGGACACAAAAGAAGTTCGGTTTGATGCAGACATACACTGTGTTCAAAACTCCTACAACCCTTTTCAGCTCCACCAATAATTTTGGAATATACCGTTCCACAAACGACGGAAATGAATGGACTAATTTTACTTTGAACATCGACTTCTGGAGCATCCGTTCATTTGCTTCAATAGGTTCAACAATTTTCTGCGGTATGAATAATACTGTTATTCATAAATCTACTAATGACGGAATTACGTGGGCACCTGTAGCCGGCGCACCTAGTGCAGTATTTTCAATGTTAGTCTCTTCTAATTCCACATTATTTGCGGGCACATTCAGCTCCGGGATAAAATATTCTACAAACGCAGGAGCAAACTGGACTACCACCAACTTAGGAGTTCAGACCATTTACAATATCCATGAAAATCAGGGAAGACTATTTGCAGGAGGTTCAGGTTCGGGAATATATATGTCAACTGACGGAGGAAATATCTGGAATCAGTTTGCAATTGCCGGTTCCCCATTGAGCTCATTTGCCTCGATAAACAATTATGTTTTTGCAGGAGGAGGAATCGGAGTATATGTTTCATCCAACAACGGCACAACATGGGCACCTACACCGTTTACCGAATATACACTATGCATGGCATCCAGCGGAAATGCAGTTTTTGCAGGCACGGATAAAAAAGGATTTTATGTAAGCCAGGATTACGGCCTTACATGGAGAAATGTAAATGGAAATCTGGGAAGCAAACTTAGAGTATCGAAAATGTATGTAAGCGGAAATAGTTTATACGGAGCAACTTCAACTACTTCTGTAGTGAGAGCGCCAATCAGCGGTCTGGTTGATGTGAAATCAAATCCTGAAACAGAAATGCCAAAGGATTATTCACTTGAGCAGAATTATCCTAATCCTTTTAATCCGTCAACAAACATTAATTTTAAAATAAAAAACTCAGGATTTGTTTCATTGAAAATTTACGATATCTTAGGAAATGAAATTGCGGAGATTCTTAACGAAAATAAAAGTGCAGGAAGTTACTCAATAACTTTTGATGCAGGGAAGTATAATCTTTCAAGCGGAATGTACTTTTATAAATTAAGTGCAAACGGATTTGAAGATACGAAGAGAATGGTGATGGTGAAATAG